The following proteins are co-located in the Synergistaceae bacterium genome:
- a CDS encoding amino acid permease, whose protein sequence is MTDTKKSTIGVLKRSFGMREAVTITVGTVVGVGLFTVGANTVGMMGAPVIFATLAALAVSVYPALLYAEMGAALPYAGGTYKYASLGLNRPMGMLAGWNFIISLIAVTSGESFAFSFYLKTALRVAGVELPVSDMVLACIVIAVFIVTNILGVEMTGKLQNGFMFFFWGVALIWFVMMFPNIKPGYFAVIPDFADFSPGGFIASTALIWWCFAGFETCCAMGEEIKYPSINIPRALFLSPFIVFAVNAIFQWFLIGIVPPEQLASIATAAAPYADAMTAAGILGFPLLMLAVGIAFGGDFSTLNASIAVPPRYLFTMARDGVMPKIFAKVHPKYKTPYIAILALGILSILLNATDSIVYIASLSLFADLFYYVIGIAASFGLRRKKPDLKRPYKAPFIAIGAPVSAAIYLVMMTQLEASAFWSGIIWCALGLVIYFFCSKRYGAKSDAETEREITAEDSPTENERRAMDREFKIWRNIVAVAVAAALALYILPLIKTLS, encoded by the coding sequence ATGACGGACACGAAGAAGAGTACAATCGGCGTTTTGAAACGTTCGTTCGGCATGAGAGAAGCGGTGACGATAACGGTCGGCACCGTCGTTGGAGTGGGTCTTTTTACAGTGGGAGCGAACACAGTGGGAATGATGGGAGCGCCTGTGATTTTTGCGACACTGGCGGCTCTCGCCGTAAGCGTTTATCCGGCGCTTTTGTACGCCGAAATGGGCGCGGCCCTTCCATATGCGGGAGGCACCTACAAATACGCTTCGCTCGGTTTGAACAGGCCGATGGGAATGCTCGCCGGGTGGAATTTCATAATTTCGCTGATTGCCGTGACGAGCGGAGAATCGTTCGCTTTCAGCTTTTACTTAAAAACCGCGCTCCGCGTGGCGGGCGTGGAATTGCCCGTGAGCGACATGGTTCTGGCCTGTATTGTCATAGCCGTGTTCATCGTCACGAATATTCTGGGAGTCGAGATGACCGGAAAACTTCAGAACGGTTTCATGTTCTTCTTCTGGGGAGTCGCTCTGATATGGTTCGTGATGATGTTTCCGAATATAAAGCCCGGATATTTCGCGGTGATTCCAGATTTTGCCGATTTTTCCCCCGGAGGGTTCATCGCGTCGACCGCGCTCATATGGTGGTGCTTCGCCGGTTTCGAGACCTGCTGTGCGATGGGCGAAGAGATAAAATATCCCTCCATCAACATACCGAGAGCTCTTTTTCTGTCGCCTTTTATCGTATTCGCGGTGAATGCGATTTTTCAGTGGTTTCTGATAGGAATTGTGCCCCCGGAACAGCTTGCGTCCATCGCGACGGCGGCCGCGCCTTACGCGGATGCCATGACGGCGGCCGGCATTCTCGGTTTTCCCCTGCTTATGCTGGCGGTCGGCATCGCCTTCGGAGGAGATTTTTCCACGCTTAACGCCAGTATCGCGGTGCCGCCCCGATATCTTTTCACCATGGCGCGAGATGGTGTGATGCCGAAAATTTTCGCGAAAGTCCATCCGAAGTACAAGACTCCCTATATCGCGATACTCGCTCTGGGAATCCTCTCAATTCTTTTAAACGCGACAGATTCGATAGTTTACATTGCGTCGCTGAGTCTGTTCGCCGACCTGTTTTACTACGTCATAGGCATAGCCGCGTCGTTCGGCCTTCGCCGTAAAAAACCGGACCTCAAAAGACCCTACAAAGCGCCGTTCATTGCAATCGGCGCCCCGGTCAGCGCGGCAATATACCTCGTGATGATGACGCAGCTGGAAGCCAGCGCTTTCTGGTCCGGCATAATCTGGTGCGCTCTTGGGCTGGTGATATATTTCTTCTGCTCAAAGCGCTATGGAGCGAAGAGTGACGCCGAAACCGAAAGGGAAATAACGGCGGAGGATTCACCCACGGAGAACGAACGGCGCGCCATGGA
- a CDS encoding glucose-6-phosphate isomerase translates to MNEKTLLSLAFGSAFPGGERAVAFSELEGLAPKFKEGDAWLRKNAAEGQEGFGWMELPKRNVDDIQTLARWLATRESIVQVGIGGSALGNLMLHNALLPPYWNELPNAKRNAPRFFMSDNVDPLDNRAIWDLIDPRNTAVIVVSKSGSTAETAANFLFFWEKLRDTLGEAGARERVIVVTDKEKGILRPFVDETGCKSLILPEDVGGRFSVLSCVGLLSSWALGIDCKALLAGAGAMDDFLAKTSSVPANPAWILAGLNWLHTKKNRNVNVLMSYSDSMERFGEWFAQLWGESLGKDGQGSTPVRALGTIDQHSQIQLYSSGPDDKFYTILTVKQGQKDIALPAAPEKAFEKLSYLYGKSMDDLRNYEAFATAATLAKMSRPVVTLTLPVLDAWHLGGLIQFYEYVTAMTGYLMEVNAFDQPGVEQGKNYTYGLMGRSGYDAQAQEVQTLSNKISERLAVASV, encoded by the coding sequence ATGAATGAAAAAACGCTTTTATCTCTGGCCTTTGGGTCGGCCTTTCCGGGAGGTGAGCGTGCCGTAGCCTTTTCCGAACTGGAAGGACTCGCGCCGAAATTCAAGGAGGGAGACGCCTGGCTTCGCAAAAACGCCGCCGAGGGACAGGAGGGCTTCGGTTGGATGGAACTGCCGAAGCGCAACGTGGACGACATACAGACGCTGGCGCGATGGCTGGCGACCCGCGAATCCATCGTGCAGGTGGGAATCGGGGGCTCCGCCCTGGGGAACCTGATGCTGCACAACGCGCTTTTGCCTCCGTACTGGAACGAACTCCCGAACGCGAAGCGCAACGCGCCCCGTTTTTTTATGTCCGACAACGTGGATCCTCTGGACAATCGGGCGATCTGGGATCTGATCGATCCGCGAAACACCGCGGTGATCGTCGTCAGCAAATCGGGCAGCACCGCGGAGACGGCGGCGAACTTTCTCTTCTTCTGGGAAAAACTGAGGGACACGCTGGGAGAGGCGGGGGCCCGGGAACGGGTCATCGTCGTGACGGACAAGGAAAAGGGCATTCTGCGTCCCTTTGTGGATGAAACCGGCTGTAAAAGCCTCATCCTTCCGGAGGACGTGGGAGGGCGCTTCTCGGTTCTGTCCTGCGTGGGACTCCTTTCCAGCTGGGCGCTGGGGATAGACTGCAAGGCTCTTTTGGCCGGCGCGGGGGCCATGGATGATTTTCTCGCAAAAACCTCTTCCGTTCCCGCCAATCCCGCCTGGATTCTCGCCGGACTCAACTGGCTGCACACGAAGAAAAACCGGAACGTCAACGTCCTCATGTCCTATTCCGATTCCATGGAGCGTTTCGGAGAGTGGTTCGCGCAGCTTTGGGGGGAGTCCCTGGGCAAGGACGGACAGGGATCCACGCCCGTCCGCGCGCTGGGAACCATCGATCAGCACTCGCAGATTCAGCTTTATTCCTCCGGGCCTGACGACAAATTTTATACGATCCTGACGGTGAAGCAGGGACAAAAGGACATCGCTCTGCCGGCCGCTCCGGAAAAGGCTTTCGAAAAACTTTCTTATCTCTACGGAAAGTCCATGGACGACCTGCGGAATTACGAGGCTTTTGCCACGGCCGCAACCCTGGCGAAGATGTCCCGTCCCGTGGTTACGCTGACGCTTCCCGTTCTCGACGCCTGGCATTTGGGCGGCCTGATCCAGTTCTACGAATACGTGACGGCCATGACGGGGTATCTGATGGAGGTCAACGCCTTCGACCAGCCCGGAGTGGAGCAGGGGAAAAACTACACCTACGGGCTTATGGGGCGAAGCGGTTACGACGCTCAGGCTCAGGAAGTGCAGACCCTTTCCAATAAAATCTCCGAACGCCTGGCCGTGGCCTCGGTCTGA
- a CDS encoding FAD-dependent oxidoreductase has product MNNIANKTANKTERTVKVTIDGRDVHGYPGQKVLDLCAEIGIEIPTLCYDPHLSVHGGCSVCLVEIEGAKALMRACTNAISPNMVIRTNTKRVASARRLALELMLSDHVGDCRPPCNLICPAQGKVQTYINLTAQGKYREALDELHDHVTMPGCIGRVCPAPCQTKCRRNFVDETVSIREIKRFVADWGMERSLGDVPKIVENGKKIVVIGAGPAGLSCAYFARRMGYGVTICERQSRLGGMMRYGIPDYRLPPEVVDEEAQWILDHGITVKTGVALGKDISLEDLRGEYDAVVLAMGCWKSSSMRVEGEKLAGVVGGINFLYTVNTHNPMKIGKRVAVVGGGNTAMDACRSARRLGAEKVYVVYRRTREEMPAEDVEIREAMEEGVEFVYLAAPKAIRGSGKVETLLCERMKLGEPDASGRRSPVPTGEEFSIDVDSVIAATGQTVDFADVPPELHDGRRMKVDENYATPLPGVFVCGDQQTGAKIAIEAIGNGHWCAESVDHYFRYGAPKKPFVFDVTNDKLGPKDFTHIERIERRHPREDSLEARLKNPDVEYIHAYTEEEVLREAKRCMECGCPDVHECKLREYAIDYEVHPERVAGAHVSKQEVVNRFYVRNMDKCILCGRCVRVCDEIAGVHAIDFVKRGFDSIMSAQFYREMEESECTFCGLCSQLCPVGALMERRVERLPHQSPLILKKTTCSRCPLGCELVLNMDTERSRLARVTTDMDSLASPNGGLTCLRGRYRLQDTTRARLEEPAMDGKTVEWDSAVARLSEIFSLENVTFFLGTSLTDQEIAAVKSAVREGTAVAAKEFRPAAVSALLESFEIDTPKGKVKPEVAGLVQKMTLLAKAGEFGRDLSGFAENLKELSRLSGNIRGLLDAGLVTHEPATAADAVRKGKTGAVIFVDCAPKDFGLSEEDLKNVTKVLLNSGTSGGNFDLVLPITDWVEREGTCTGTFSGVKLEVHMGPLPPRNARSLRWIFAQALRKTGKEIASAEMALA; this is encoded by the coding sequence ATGAACAACATTGCAAATAAAACCGCAAACAAAACCGAAAGAACCGTGAAGGTCACCATCGACGGCAGAGACGTTCACGGATACCCCGGGCAGAAGGTACTGGACCTCTGTGCCGAGATCGGAATTGAAATTCCGACGCTCTGTTACGATCCCCATCTCTCCGTCCACGGCGGCTGTTCCGTCTGCCTGGTGGAGATCGAGGGAGCGAAAGCCCTGATGCGCGCCTGCACCAACGCCATTTCTCCCAATATGGTGATCCGCACGAATACGAAGCGCGTTGCCTCCGCTCGCCGGCTGGCCCTCGAACTGATGCTTTCCGACCACGTGGGAGACTGCCGTCCTCCCTGCAACCTGATCTGCCCCGCTCAGGGAAAGGTCCAGACCTACATCAATCTGACGGCGCAGGGCAAGTATCGCGAGGCCCTGGATGAACTGCACGACCATGTTACGATGCCCGGCTGCATCGGCCGGGTCTGCCCCGCTCCGTGCCAGACGAAATGCCGCAGAAACTTCGTGGATGAGACCGTTTCCATTCGCGAGATCAAGCGGTTCGTGGCGGACTGGGGGATGGAGCGCAGCCTCGGGGACGTTCCGAAAATTGTGGAGAACGGTAAAAAAATCGTCGTGATCGGCGCTGGTCCCGCCGGGCTTTCCTGCGCGTACTTTGCGCGCCGGATGGGGTACGGCGTAACGATCTGCGAGCGCCAGAGCCGCCTGGGAGGCATGATGCGCTATGGCATTCCGGATTACCGCCTGCCTCCGGAGGTGGTGGACGAGGAAGCGCAGTGGATTCTCGATCATGGAATCACGGTCAAAACCGGAGTCGCTCTGGGAAAGGACATATCTTTGGAGGACCTGCGCGGCGAGTACGATGCCGTCGTCCTGGCCATGGGCTGCTGGAAGTCCTCCTCCATGCGGGTTGAGGGCGAAAAACTGGCCGGCGTCGTCGGAGGGATCAATTTTCTCTACACGGTCAACACTCACAATCCCATGAAAATCGGCAAACGAGTGGCCGTGGTTGGCGGCGGCAACACCGCCATGGACGCCTGCCGCAGCGCCCGCCGGCTTGGCGCGGAAAAAGTTTACGTCGTCTATCGCCGAACCCGGGAGGAGATGCCCGCCGAAGACGTCGAGATTCGCGAGGCCATGGAGGAAGGAGTGGAGTTTGTTTACCTGGCCGCTCCGAAAGCCATTCGCGGCAGCGGGAAGGTGGAAACTCTGCTCTGTGAGCGCATGAAGCTGGGAGAACCCGATGCCTCCGGGCGGCGCAGCCCTGTCCCCACCGGCGAGGAGTTCTCCATTGATGTGGACAGCGTCATCGCCGCCACGGGCCAGACCGTGGACTTCGCCGACGTGCCTCCGGAGCTTCACGACGGACGCCGTATGAAGGTGGATGAAAATTACGCCACTCCCCTTCCCGGTGTTTTCGTCTGCGGCGACCAGCAGACGGGGGCAAAAATTGCCATTGAGGCCATCGGCAACGGGCACTGGTGCGCGGAATCGGTGGATCATTACTTCAGATACGGAGCGCCCAAAAAACCCTTTGTTTTTGACGTGACCAACGACAAACTGGGACCGAAGGACTTTACTCACATCGAAAGAATCGAGCGCCGCCATCCCAGGGAGGATTCCCTGGAGGCCCGCCTGAAAAATCCTGACGTGGAGTACATCCACGCCTATACGGAAGAGGAAGTTCTGCGTGAAGCGAAGCGCTGTATGGAATGTGGATGCCCCGACGTCCACGAGTGCAAACTGAGAGAATACGCCATAGATTACGAAGTTCACCCGGAGCGGGTGGCCGGAGCTCACGTCTCGAAGCAGGAAGTCGTCAACCGCTTCTACGTCCGCAACATGGACAAATGCATTTTGTGCGGGCGATGCGTCCGGGTCTGCGACGAAATTGCCGGAGTTCACGCCATCGATTTCGTGAAACGGGGTTTCGATTCGATCATGTCTGCCCAGTTCTACAGAGAAATGGAGGAGTCCGAATGCACATTCTGCGGTCTCTGTTCCCAGCTCTGTCCGGTGGGAGCCCTGATGGAACGACGTGTGGAGCGTCTGCCCCACCAGAGTCCCCTGATCCTGAAAAAGACCACCTGTTCCCGCTGTCCTCTGGGGTGTGAACTGGTGCTGAACATGGACACGGAGCGCAGCCGTCTCGCCCGCGTCACCACGGACATGGATTCTCTCGCCTCGCCGAACGGAGGTCTGACCTGTTTGCGCGGTCGTTATCGCCTGCAGGATACGACTCGCGCGCGTCTGGAGGAACCGGCGATGGACGGAAAAACGGTCGAATGGGACAGCGCCGTCGCAAGGCTCTCCGAGATTTTTTCTCTGGAGAACGTGACGTTTTTCCTCGGAACGTCCCTGACGGATCAGGAGATTGCCGCGGTGAAGTCGGCGGTACGCGAAGGAACCGCCGTTGCCGCGAAGGAGTTCCGTCCCGCCGCGGTGTCGGCCCTTCTGGAATCTTTCGAAATCGATACGCCGAAGGGGAAAGTGAAACCGGAGGTCGCCGGACTGGTCCAAAAGATGACCCTGCTGGCGAAAGCCGGGGAGTTTGGAAGGGATCTGTCCGGATTCGCGGAAAATCTGAAAGAGCTGTCCCGACTGAGCGGAAACATTCGCGGGCTGTTGGATGCCGGCCTTGTCACCCATGAACCGGCGACAGCGGCGGATGCGGTCAGGAAAGGCAAAACCGGCGCCGTGATTTTCGTCGACTGCGCGCCGAAGGATTTCGGCCTTTCAGAGGAAGATCTGAAGAACGTGACGAAAGTTTTGCTGAACTCCGGAACCTCCGGGGGCAATTTTGACCTGGTTCTTCCCATTACCGACTGGGTGGAGCGCGAGGGAACCTGCACCGGAACCTTCAGCGGCGTGAAACTGGAGGTTCACATGGGTCCCCTTCCACCGCGGAATGCGAGGAGCCTCCGCTGGATTTTCGCTCAGGCCCTGCGCAAAACGGGAAAGGAAATCGCCTCCGCGGAAATGGCGCTTGCCTGA
- the hisD gene encoding histidinol dehydrogenase yields MEYLKKPCGIPETETAKLRETVAGIIKDVRENGDEAVSRCNLKFDGCVRSSARVSPSEIAGAYAQISEGELADIREAAANIRRFAEAQRDTIKELPSFSPFPGLILGHRNIPVDSCCCYVPGGNYPLYSTALMLAIPAKMAGVGRVTACSPVMKGTENIHPKTLAAMDAAGVDEIYAVGGAQAIAAFSYGTAEISPVDLIVGPGNIYVTEAKRQCFGQVGIDFVAGPSEVLIIADGTADPKFIAADLLAQSEHDRAAKGILVAIDPQIGSAVVEEVERQLRGLDTEEIARASWEANGEVILAGGIHEAISIANERAPEHLELQTSDDESIVPALRNYGSLFIGKYAAEVFGDYASGTNHTLPTVRAARYTGGIWVGTFMKTCTHQSMTADAIKSLAPLVSRMAHGEGLTAHARAAEIRMNSLQD; encoded by the coding sequence ATGGAATACTTGAAAAAACCTTGCGGAATACCCGAGACGGAGACGGCGAAACTTCGAGAGACGGTAGCCGGAATAATCAAAGATGTTCGGGAGAACGGCGACGAGGCGGTGTCTCGCTGCAATCTCAAATTCGACGGCTGCGTCCGTTCGTCCGCGCGGGTCTCGCCGTCTGAAATCGCCGGCGCTTACGCTCAAATTTCGGAAGGTGAACTGGCGGACATACGCGAGGCCGCAGCGAACATCCGCCGCTTTGCTGAGGCGCAGCGCGATACGATTAAAGAGCTGCCGTCCTTCAGCCCCTTTCCCGGACTGATCCTGGGGCACAGAAATATCCCCGTCGATTCGTGCTGCTGCTACGTTCCCGGCGGCAATTACCCTCTCTACTCCACAGCGCTGATGCTTGCCATTCCGGCAAAAATGGCCGGAGTTGGCCGTGTAACCGCGTGCTCGCCGGTGATGAAAGGGACCGAAAACATTCATCCCAAAACTCTCGCCGCGATGGACGCGGCCGGCGTGGACGAAATATACGCGGTCGGCGGGGCGCAGGCGATAGCGGCCTTCTCGTACGGAACCGCGGAAATTTCCCCGGTGGACCTCATTGTGGGACCTGGCAACATTTACGTGACCGAAGCCAAACGCCAGTGCTTCGGGCAGGTGGGTATAGATTTTGTCGCGGGCCCCAGCGAGGTTCTGATAATCGCCGACGGCACGGCCGACCCGAAATTTATCGCGGCGGATTTACTGGCGCAGAGCGAGCATGACCGGGCGGCAAAGGGAATACTGGTCGCCATCGACCCGCAAATCGGTTCGGCCGTCGTCGAAGAGGTGGAACGACAGCTCCGCGGGCTCGACACGGAAGAAATCGCCCGAGCGTCCTGGGAAGCCAACGGCGAGGTGATCCTGGCGGGCGGAATCCACGAGGCGATATCCATCGCAAATGAACGCGCGCCGGAGCATCTGGAGCTTCAAACCTCCGACGACGAGTCGATCGTCCCCGCCCTGCGCAACTACGGCTCGCTCTTTATCGGGAAATACGCCGCCGAAGTTTTTGGAGACTACGCCTCCGGAACGAACCACACTCTGCCCACCGTACGGGCCGCGCGCTACACCGGCGGAATTTGGGTCGGAACTTTCATGAAAACCTGCACCCATCAGTCGATGACCGCCGATGCGATAAAATCTTTGGCCCCGCTGGTGTCGCGAATGGCCCACGGCGAGGGTTTGACCGCCCACGCCCGCGCCGCGGAAATACGAATGAATTCTCTGCAGGATTAG
- the nuoE gene encoding NADH-quinone oxidoreductase subunit NuoE — translation MAATVVGDSVAPALGERELAARLGPIVELYRGKQGVAIPLLADIQKEMGYVAREAVEYAGKELSIPAAELFGVATFYAMFRFQPQGKYVVRLCRGTACHVQGSARVQEQLERTLEIHDGETTKDLMFTLQCVACLGCCSLAPVMMVNDDVHGRLTPEKAIQILGDLRNEQ, via the coding sequence ATGGCAGCAACTGTCGTCGGCGATTCCGTCGCGCCGGCCCTCGGGGAAAGGGAACTTGCCGCAAGGCTGGGGCCGATCGTCGAACTATACAGGGGGAAACAGGGAGTCGCCATCCCGTTGCTGGCGGATATACAGAAGGAAATGGGGTACGTGGCACGGGAGGCCGTGGAATACGCGGGAAAGGAACTTTCAATTCCCGCCGCGGAACTCTTCGGCGTCGCCACGTTCTACGCGATGTTCCGTTTCCAGCCTCAGGGGAAGTACGTCGTGCGTCTGTGCAGGGGAACGGCCTGTCACGTTCAGGGTTCCGCCAGGGTTCAGGAACAGCTGGAACGAACGCTGGAGATTCACGACGGAGAAACGACGAAGGATCTGATGTTTACGCTTCAGTGCGTGGCGTGCCTTGGATGCTGCAGTCTGGCGCCGGTCATGATGGTCAACGACGATGTTCACGGCCGCCTGACGCCGGAAAAGGCGATTCAGATTTTGGGGGACCTTCGAAATGAGCAGTAA
- a CDS encoding MerR family transcriptional regulator, with protein MKIGAVSEKYGISRDTIYFYINYGLLVPPKHGGQQDFDEKTLADLEMILELKKLEFSLGDIHRILSLHRVSKMASSQDIMDLKRFFTAQRDALVQRRDELSAIVGELGRKISTLNENARREGITLGVPLSMLGLIRCPSCGREPEIFSADMSVRHIYSGALKCLCGYSASIENGILLTPNRNVDVYDTPDLNRDMYKNLPPHLITLFERAYNRMTNRLKAAGPAGKVVMETYVNAWFFMHNHLGDLHRDGKYIVVDKYPETLAMYKELIECQNVGLDVLYIADSGTKLPLKNGCVDVNIDFFAVNEHNFYHDTFLLNELKPYFSKDAVTIGTYFYFEKGRRSMKRLLEEYPTCSGDNFNLQRFRISMEKAGYEISGEDDCGRTDDSGDNIGFSFHEKGEEMGLLSYIARMNATPNELNKNAPCR; from the coding sequence GTGAAAATAGGGGCTGTGTCTGAAAAGTACGGAATTTCCAGGGACACCATTTATTTCTATATAAACTACGGGCTCCTGGTTCCGCCAAAGCATGGAGGACAGCAGGATTTCGACGAAAAAACCCTCGCAGACCTGGAGATGATCCTCGAACTGAAAAAGCTGGAGTTCTCTCTCGGCGACATCCATCGCATTTTGTCGCTTCACCGCGTCTCAAAGATGGCTTCGAGCCAGGATATTATGGATTTGAAGCGTTTTTTTACGGCGCAAAGGGACGCGCTGGTTCAGCGGAGGGATGAACTCTCCGCCATTGTTGGGGAACTTGGCCGGAAAATTTCCACTTTGAACGAGAACGCGCGGCGCGAGGGCATCACTCTCGGGGTTCCGCTGAGTATGCTGGGCCTGATACGCTGTCCGTCCTGCGGGCGCGAGCCGGAAATTTTCTCCGCCGACATGAGCGTGAGGCACATATACAGCGGCGCTTTGAAATGTCTTTGCGGATACTCCGCCTCGATCGAGAATGGAATTTTACTGACGCCGAACAGGAACGTGGACGTATACGACACGCCGGACCTGAACAGGGACATGTATAAAAACCTGCCGCCCCATCTCATAACCCTTTTCGAGCGCGCGTACAACCGGATGACAAACCGTCTGAAGGCGGCAGGTCCCGCGGGAAAAGTCGTAATGGAAACCTACGTGAACGCGTGGTTTTTCATGCACAACCACCTGGGCGACCTGCACAGGGACGGAAAATATATCGTTGTGGACAAATATCCAGAGACCCTCGCGATGTACAAGGAGCTTATCGAGTGCCAAAACGTCGGGCTGGACGTTCTGTACATAGCCGACAGCGGAACGAAGCTGCCGCTCAAAAACGGCTGCGTGGACGTCAACATCGATTTCTTCGCGGTGAACGAGCATAACTTTTATCACGACACTTTTTTGCTGAACGAGCTGAAGCCGTATTTTTCCAAAGACGCCGTGACCATCGGCACGTATTTCTACTTCGAAAAGGGGAGGCGCTCGATGAAGCGTCTTTTGGAGGAGTACCCCACGTGCAGCGGCGACAACTTCAACCTCCAGCGTTTCAGGATTTCGATGGAAAAAGCCGGGTATGAAATTTCCGGCGAGGACGACTGCGGACGTACCGACGACTCGGGAGACAACATCGGGTTCAGCTTTCACGAAAAGGGCGAAGAGATGGGGCTGCTGTCCTACATCGCCAGAATGAACGCGACGCCGAATGAACTTAATAAAAATGCCCCCTGCCGGTGA
- a CDS encoding NADH-quinone oxidoreductase subunit NuoF, whose product MSSKMTVTIGLASCGIAAGALPVAQELERLLVGRDDVEIKKVGCIGCCYMEPLIGVIREGKTWTYGRVDLKTLHRIVEEHLNEGRIVEDHLILTEGVEDESRRRAAENPRMEKQVRIVLRNSGLIDPKNIHEYLARDGYRGLTKAVREMTRDDVIKEVLDSGLRGRGGAGFPTGMKWRFARDAKGDLPNAKNPNGTDKYLVCNADEGDPGAFMDRSVLESDPHSVIEGMAIGAYAVGASHGVIYCRAEYPMAIEHIGIALKQAREHGFLGEKILGDENFSFDIYVKEGAGAFVCGEETALIASIEGQRGMPRPRPPFPANSGIWKKPTNINNVETWANVPWILTHGASAFSVYGHGRSKGTKVFALAGKIKKGGLAEVPMGMSLREVIYDIAGGIENDKKFKAVQLGGPSGGCVPEELLDTPVDYESINATGAIMGSGGMVVMDEDTCVVDVARFFLSFVQKESCGKCPFCRIGTRRMLEILERITRGEGALEDLDLLSSLAEQIRDGSLCGLGQTAPNPVLTTLKYFRDEYVAHIVDKKCPAKVCAPLIHYVVDESKCVGCTRCAKDCPVKAISGGLKKPHHIDDETCVRCGLCKKTCPISCIAVA is encoded by the coding sequence ATGAGCAGTAAGATGACTGTAACGATTGGACTGGCGAGCTGCGGCATCGCCGCGGGCGCGCTTCCCGTGGCGCAGGAACTGGAAAGACTTCTTGTCGGACGGGATGACGTGGAGATCAAAAAGGTCGGATGCATTGGTTGCTGCTATATGGAGCCGCTGATTGGCGTCATTCGCGAGGGAAAAACGTGGACGTACGGACGAGTTGACCTGAAGACGCTCCATCGCATCGTCGAAGAGCATTTGAATGAAGGTCGCATCGTGGAGGACCACCTGATTCTGACGGAGGGAGTGGAGGACGAGAGCCGACGCAGGGCCGCCGAGAATCCGCGCATGGAGAAGCAGGTGCGCATCGTCCTCCGGAACAGCGGCCTCATCGATCCCAAAAACATTCATGAGTACCTCGCCCGGGACGGTTACCGGGGACTGACGAAAGCCGTTCGCGAAATGACGCGGGACGACGTGATCAAAGAAGTGCTGGACAGCGGCCTGAGAGGACGCGGCGGCGCGGGATTCCCCACAGGGATGAAGTGGCGTTTCGCCCGGGATGCAAAAGGGGACCTGCCCAACGCGAAGAACCCCAACGGCACGGACAAGTATCTGGTCTGCAACGCGGACGAAGGGGACCCGGGGGCCTTTATGGACCGTTCCGTCCTGGAAAGCGATCCCCACAGCGTCATTGAGGGAATGGCGATCGGAGCCTACGCTGTGGGCGCTTCTCATGGCGTCATCTACTGCCGCGCGGAGTACCCCATGGCCATCGAACACATCGGCATCGCGCTGAAGCAGGCCCGAGAGCACGGTTTTCTCGGGGAAAAAATTCTGGGGGACGAAAATTTCAGCTTCGACATCTACGTCAAGGAGGGCGCCGGAGCGTTTGTCTGCGGCGAAGAAACGGCACTGATCGCCTCCATCGAGGGGCAGCGCGGGATGCCCCGTCCACGGCCGCCTTTTCCGGCCAACAGCGGGATCTGGAAGAAACCCACCAACATCAACAACGTCGAAACCTGGGCCAATGTTCCCTGGATTCTGACCCACGGAGCCTCCGCTTTCAGCGTTTACGGGCATGGCCGCAGCAAGGGAACGAAGGTCTTCGCCCTGGCCGGCAAGATCAAAAAGGGCGGACTGGCCGAAGTCCCCATGGGCATGTCCCTGCGGGAGGTCATCTACGACATTGCCGGGGGTATCGAAAACGACAAAAAATTCAAGGCCGTTCAGCTCGGCGGGCCCTCAGGAGGCTGTGTGCCGGAAGAACTGCTGGACACGCCGGTGGATTACGAGTCCATCAACGCCACGGGGGCGATCATGGGCTCCGGCGGAATGGTCGTCATGGACGAGGACACCTGCGTCGTGGACGTGGCGCGTTTCTTCCTGTCCTTCGTGCAGAAGGAGTCCTGCGGAAAATGCCCCTTCTGCCGGATAGGCACCCGAAGAATGCTGGAGATTCTGGAACGCATCACCCGGGGCGAAGGCGCGCTGGAGGATCTGGATCTTCTCTCCTCTCTGGCGGAGCAAATCCGGGACGGTTCCCTCTGCGGACTGGGTCAGACCGCGCCCAACCCCGTTCTGACCACACTGAAATACTTTCGCGACGAATACGTCGCCCATATCGTCGATAAAAAATGTCCGGCGAAGGTCTGCGCGCCTCTCATCCATTACGTCGTCGACGAAAGCAAATGCGTCGGCTGCACGCGCTGCGCGAAGGACTGCCCGGTGAAGGCGATATCCGGCGGATTGAAAAAACCGCATCATATCGATGACGAAACCTGCGTCCGTTGCGGCCTCTGTAAAAAAACCTGTCCGATTTCCTGCATCGCGGTCGCATAA